TTTGAAATCGTGAGTTGATTTTTAAATGGGATTCTGTCACGTTTCACCTTAATTTATTTATCTATCTTAAGCAGATCCAGCGGAGGACAACACAGTAATTGTTTTGTTCGGCGAGATATAAAAATGCAGATTGAATTAGTTTGCGTATGATGTCTATGTTTTTATAGCCCTTACCTCTATATGGTACAGCTTAATTGATGTTCAAactttaataataatttttatttggtcaGTGGTCAGCTGCAGAGTTGTCCTCACTTTTTTTTGACTGCACATGGAAGTTATGGTGAGAAAAGCGACGTAAGGGAAGAGGAAGCACTGTCTTAGTTGTAACGATTTTCACGAATATTTTTACCTCATTCAACAGTTCTACAACATAGCTGGCTGATGCCATCCTAAAATTatagaaaatctcaatcatattgataaaattaacataaaaaagtgatgatattctgttgccggaaaacttatttgacaaaacgccttttagcttgCAGCTCTTAGAGAACAACACACCACGCGTCAACGATTAAatattctggtatggacagtgcatggaggcgcgtagtacattgtagattAATCCGATCAGGGAATGTTCCCTAgccaaaatgtggaaaatttcgatttttccttcattcctatttattattttgacacttttttcgcctaacctacataatttaaggtctagttttgttacgtcCATCTCAACCACGATAAATATAAAGGAATACCGAAAAACCCGTTTTACCTCGGGAGGGCGTTTTGGGGCATCTTTCCCTACGATGATATACTCATGAAATGCTTGTAGTAAAATTTAGTTTCAAATGTATATAGGTCAACTGGTTCTCTAATACGTAAACGCTCTCGCTTTCTATATGAATGATATTTAGAAAGGGGAATATTGAATTGTGCATCTCCTCCAATGagaaaaaatgataaccgactaattttatttcttttcttcATTAGGTACTTATTAATAAATTTATAACTATATTCAgcttaggggaagaggccccaaaacgcccccccccccACCCGATGCAAAACatcttttgtggtttccctcatatttactgtcattaagatgtccgtaacaaaactagatctaaaattatgtattattattatttattcagactaaggccgaagtggcctgtgcggtatataagagtcttctccattcggctcggtccatggctacacgtcgccaaccacgcagtctacggagggtccgcaagtcatcttccacctgatcgatccaccttgcccgctgcgcacctcgccttcttgtgcccgtcggttcgttgtcgagaaccattttcaccgggttactgtccgacattctggctacgtgcccggcccatcgcagtcgtccgattttcgcggtgtgaacgatggatggttctcccaacagctgatgcaattcgtggttcattcgcctcctccacgtaccgtccgtcatctgcaccccaccatagatggtacgcagcactttcctttcgaaaactcccagtgcgcgttggtcctccacgagcatcgtccaggtctcgtgtccgtagagaactaccggtcttataagcgttttgtagattgtcagtttggtacggcggcgaactctattcgatcggagcgtcttgcggagtccaaagtacgtacgatttccagccactatgcgtctccgaatttctctgctggtgtcattttcggcagtcaccagtgagcccaagtacacaaattcttctaccacctcgatttcgtcaccaccgatgcaaactcgcggtgggtggctcacattgtcttctcttgaacctcttcctatcatgtacttcgtcttcgacgtgttgatgactagtccgatccgcttagcttccctcttcagtctgatgtaggcttcctccatcttctcaaagttacgtgccataatatctatgtcgtcagcgaaaccaaatagctggacggacttattgaaaattgtaccactcgtgttaatccctgctcttcgtattaccccttccaaagcgatgttgaatagcaaacatgaaagaccatcaccttgccgtaaccctctgcgagtttcgaagggactcgagaatgcccctgaaactcgaactacgcacatcacccgatccatcgtcgctttgatcaaccgtgtcagtttatccggaaaaccgtgttcgtgcattagctgccatagctggtcccgatcgattgtatcatatgcggctttgaagtcgatgaatagatgatgggcacgttgtattcgcggcacttctgcagtacttggcgaatggcgaacacctggtccgtggtggagcgttcgcccataaacccgcctggtactgccccacgaactcccttgcagttggtgctagtcgacggcataaaatttgggagagtaccttgtaggcggcgttcagcaatgtgattgcgcggtagttgctacaatccagcttatcgccctttttgtagatgggacacacgacaccttccatccactcctgcggcaaaacttcctcctcccaaatcatgataatgacccagtgcagcgctctagccagtgcctcaccaccgtgtttaaatagctctcctggtagtttgtcaaccccaggggctttgttgttctttcgccggccaatctcctcctggatttcctggagatccggagccggtagaattatgtcctgcgcgcgttctcccaggaccatcaccataccgccatcttcgtctgccacatcgccattcaggtgttcttcgtagtgctgccgccacctttggatcacctcacgctcgttcgtaagaagattcccgtttatgtccttacacatatcaggctgtggcacgtggcccttacgtgaacggtttaacttctcatagaactttcgtgtgttattagcgcggtacagttgctccgtttcttcacggtctcgatcttcctgctggcgctttttcctccggaaaatcgagttttgtctgttccgcgcctgtttatatcgtgcctcgttcgccctcgtgcggtgttgcagcaatctcgcccatgctgcattcttctcttccactaactgctcccattcgccgtcataccagtcgtttcttctctgatccgggggcaccgtgccaagtgcagcggttgcggtgctaccactggcggatcgaatatctccccagccatcttcaagagatgctgcgcctagctgctcttccgttggaagtgccacttccagctgctgcgcgtattcttgggctagtctaccgtcttgtagccgcccaatgttaagccgcggcgtccgacttcgacgcgtgttgtacaccgtcgagagttttgagcgcaggcatactgcaacgaggtagtggtcggattcaatattcgcactgcggtaagtgcggacgttcgtgatgtcggagaagaatttaccgtcgattagaacgtggtcgatttggttttccgtttcttggttaggtgatctccatgtggccttgtggatatttttgcggggaaagaaggtgcttcggactaccattccgcgggaggctgcgaagtttatgcatcgttggccgttgtcattcgatacggtgtgcagactatccggtccgatgaccggtctatacatttcctcccttcctacctgagcgttcatgtcaccgatgacgattttgacgtcccgcagtgggcatccatcgtatgtctgctccagctgcgcatagaacgcttctttctcgtcgtcggatctcccttcgtgtgggcagtgcacgttgatgatgctatagttgaagaaacggccttttatcctcagcttgcacatccttgcgttgattggctgccacccaatcacgcgttggcgcatctttcccagcactatgaagccggttcccagctcattggtggtgccacagctttggtagaaggtagccgctcgatgcccacttttccacactttctgtcctgtccagcaaatctcctgcagcgctacgacatcgaagttgcggggatgtaattcatcgtagattatcctatcgcaacctgcgaagcctagcgacttgcaattccatgttccaagcttccaatcgtgatcctgtattcgtcgcctaggtctttgccgattatatcgagtcgcattatctcttatattgttcgtaatgattggttttctaggcggcttattgggcctgcgcaaacctcctgtctcgtcggagggccgtcgtgtcagggctgtttagcgtcccacctaacaccaggacttgggcttgtgcgctttgagcggcacacggtcgctttggtggggcctacttgcggatacatgcagctttttatagaggtttaacagggcccactgtcaaaccccaccacatcctaggcaagccccacaactcgcagatggcctggggagggatcgtcaagcccttggacatagtccctgctgcccccatctaaaattatgtaggataggcgaaaaaagtttcaaaatagtgcatgggaaggtccgaaaaaccgaaaatttccacattttgcagaaacatctaacattttggcgaggcaaaacgccctagtgacaataacctacaaagtacttgcgtctacacgaactatccatactagaatgctgattcgccgacgcgtggtactttgttccctaagagctgccagctaaaaggcgttttgcctcatgagttttccggcaacagaatatcaccacttttttgaaatgtgaatattatcaatatgattgagatttttgacaatttttgaatggcatcaactagctatcttgttcaactgatgcataatgtaaaaatacccatgaatagcgttacaaataagacaatagagcagtgtttgcttagctagggcatattgcccccccttcccctaaacTCTAAatgcagtgtttttttttcaatcgccACCCTCACTAAGCTCACCTGGCAACATAAAAGCATTACTTTACTACTACATTAATACACCATACTGCCTTTCCAGTATTTAGCCAAGACATAAACCTAACATagttcgatacaccattttcttcttaacttttaaacgcaatggacgatggttatcaaattcaataatgGATTTTTCTCCTGTCGAATAACACTTGTTTCGCGAAAATGGGTTAAGGATTactgtaggggagactgggtagacttgatccccttttctgatttccgatgtatcacaaccaaaaataaagaaacatacgcgatttccacacagaatctttaaaaaatatagtatttaactttactgatatatgacagtccttaaattattgttgttattgatacacaatcggttttttggagtgctgtcaaaaatcaactttgaaaatattggggggaaattgatccttctccaagaacttgctatgataaaattagaaaggtgccctcagatttgtttaatattttcccttcaaaatacgcagaattatcaaattgctgtgcgtatgcatgaatgatttttgttattgaattcgacagcacaagcaattttgaaatttggagagacttgatcccctttctatgagatctacgcaataaatattttttcctgccaacccttcatcaaatccgtcaaatcttcaaaaaaattagaagcctaagaacagatttatatagttttgatttttttcggcaaatttttgtatgggtgactaacgggggatcaagtgttcccatattgaggcaataacttcaaatccaaacataCTAAAAATTTGATGGaaagttgacattttcatcagtacagatcaataagcatatttatggcttgttgctgtgaaaaaatgaaagactttggtcattgttatgaaaagttgttcaaattttgcgtggccaataaaaaaatctttaggaaggttaaaacatacaaaccgccctgcagaataaataaggttgtcaatcctaaaaataactcaccacatatgaggtgaaccggtcaagggccgaaaacctcataaataaagacaataaaaaaaaactcaccacataatggtcatttgtctagaggatctatactaaaaatagcgtattttttagtatagatcctctagacaaatgaccattatgtggtgagttatttttttggattgacaaccttatttattctgcagggcggtttgtatgttttgatcttcctaaagatttttttattggccacgcaaaatttaaacaacttttcaaacaaaactactttagttctcgataaaacagggggtgatcaagtctccccggggatcaagtctacccaccttcccctatatgaaaagttggttCATGTTTTTCTTTGCTTCTGtgcacacggacagacagacatttgctcagttcgtcgagctgagtcgattggtatataacactacagGCCTCCGAGCTATCTATAAAAAGCTATCTATAAAATATACTAAaagttttcgaccttctccactgtttgcccggctaccgtAAAGTTGGAGGGGTTGTTCGTGTTGACacgatttggtcttgttgacaTTGATGGTGAGAACCGCCGTAGAAGAGCGTTCGGACAGGTCGTTCATCTTACattgcatatcagagcgccattGTGCTAGTAGAGCATTATGATCATTCACATCGAAGTCGGTTAGATGCTCCATAGTAATGGGCTGCCAAAGCAGCCCACTTGTCgcgacaatatggtccacacatgatCTTCCGGGGTGGAATCCTGCCTTCTGCCTTCTgcccagatattgcagaaaaGTTGATGCAACATTTGCACATATAGCATGGaatcagctttgagcatctctgtTTCAATGCGATCGACCCTGGGAGCCTTGTTGGATGTCATGCTTCAGATGACTGCTCCAATCTCCTGCAATGATGGAGCATCGGAGTTGACGCGCGTAATGCGTCGCACGCTTGGCGGCTcacgccgaaatgttgatggtTGGTCGGTCGTCGAAACTCGACGAACtttttcgaagtgctcgaaccaacgtttcagctgatcagttgggttGGTGAGTAACTGACTTGTCGCGGCCTTTGCTTCTCTACGGTCCTCAATTTTCTACCAGGTTGCATATGTAATCCACTCGTTCCGCTGAGTGCGCAGCTCACACAGGTTGTTCTCGCTTGTTTCGATAAAGACATTCATTATGGCCGTCCACTGCTCTTCTAAGCTGTCAGCTTCCGGaacagctggatcttctagtcaGCGTGTGTTGAATCACCGTCCGAGTCTTTCCTCTCGccgctgaatccgagcaatgTGTAATCAGATCTCGTCAATTAGAAGGTGAGGGTCAGCGCTGCGTTTATTCCagacatcaagaaggctccgtctcCATTTTCGGCAGATGCAGATTTGGTCTATTTGAATTTCAATTTGTCCATCACGAGAGACCCACTTGACTTTGTGCACTGGTTGATGGGGAAGGAGCGATCCtcaatcaccatgtcgttattgccACAGAATTCTGCAAGCAGCTCACCGTTTTCACTCATTTCTCCAAGACCATGACGTCCTATGACACTCTCATAGTCCGTGTTGTCGGagccgatcttcgcattgaagttgcCCATGTAGATCTTGATGACACCTTTTGGAATTTTATCCAAGATGGCATTCAGTTCACTGTAGAAATTCTCCTTGTCCTGTAACTCGGTAACATCGGTatgcgcataacattggattagcATGAGGTTCCTTACCCGTATTTTGAATCTGGCGATGATTATTCTCTCATTAATTGATTCCAACTTGATGAGCGCCACATGTGCCTGTGCGCTAAGCGGGAAACCAACTCCTCGGTCCCGGGGTGCGTTGTTCTCTCGAATACCGGAATATAATAATACCTGTCCCGACGGTAGTTTGTGTTCTCCCAGGATTCCGAGCTTCATACGCCGTGCCTCGCTAGCGAGTTGTGCCTGCTTACCTTGCTGAGCTAACGGTCAAACATTCCATCTTCCAATTTGTGCCCTTCCGAGTAAcagtaacaaaaaaaaaaactaaatagtTTTATTACAAATTTAAAAACCATTATTTGATCTACATGACTTCTTTAAAGCcaacataaaacaaaaatattcctGGGGCTTTGTCGTCGCCGTTATATTTATTCTAGATCTTTCTTAGTTGGTTTCTCGGACTGTTTGTTAAGCTTCGGAAGCAgtagtgttgtatggcggaccacatgatgctgcgactacttcgtagtcggtggtccaccagttccggtgaaggaaacttccgcactgatggtgccccgactaccgacGGCTATCGCAGGGGTCGCTTTTGCGCATTGCGCcaacttcgtcttcgggttgcagaggtggtccgacagtctCGGTGGTGGATGACGCCTCCACTGGCGATGCCCTACATACCCAagcactttttccttctttcttcaccaGGTTGGCtgatcgagtgccgaggtcggtccgacgattctggttggcagaagacttccggttcaaaGGCGCCtcgacgacccgaggccaaacactgctcactgcgcAGGATTTTCCTCCGAACTgacgcttatttgctggtcccttcttcACCTActctgcagctctgacagtatttgcgtcacaaCTTGGCTTACCGCATTCCACGTGTCTTCTTCGTTACACATTCGCTCTGTgatgttgtccgcccgtagAGCAGGCATAcctctacgtacttccgcaaaccttgggcaatcgtGTTCTAGAGTCTCCTCTAtattgatacacgccgggcagagtGGCGATGATGCATGGCCACACCGATGcaggtgggggggggggggggcggcagggactttgtccaagggcttgacgacccctccccatggccactgcgagttagaccgggaccatagtccctaatcccaaggcgttaagcgacccgtgccgaggggggtgaaataatgagctaggcctttaacggagcctgtggggtacctgggcaccctccacagtaattgtcccttaccgcgtcatgctgggctctggcgtggtggacctcttttcccgagcaactcgtgggaccaaaatggaaaaccaagttaattcttcaattagtggtagtagtgtaggcgacaaccccttcgcaagaggtgggttgttcaggtctccgcctaggcggccagaggcaatagtcggcagctcagtgcgcagcgccagcgtgggtcactcaaccttcctctcggctataaaaacgccggtaggggttattgacggcccatggcttgtggaggcgatgaaccgcaaacgcgatgggctttcggccttcgaggtggcgacggaacagctggacgccatcatcgactttgcgtcatcgaagcataatatcagcaaggacctcaagaggagcttgcagaaacttcgaaagtcgatgctggacgccaagctggagagggtccaggacggccaagtgtaaacccgtgaaatcggtggagtcgaggtctacccagactgaggcccaaggattcgcggactcgggcaaggtcgaatcgaccgaaggcgtgccagcgaagacggtggtgccaaagtctacccagactgaggctcaagtatttgcgggtacgtcggggtgactgctccaacggagcagacacaaaaacggggagacagtctccaggggatgagctccctggggccgctccaaaacgcggagggttactaccccgaacaagggtagtggggctgggaagctgaaccccggtcaggtacctccaaaaccgggggaggaaggacctggaaaggtccgtccactcaggaaagacggtgataaggggttacggcaagctgaaagttctcagccgcaccagaacagggaaatagaggggagtgacgcctcctggaccctggtcaagaacaagaggaaaccgaagacgtcaagggccgaaaagaaggcccaggcgaatgagggtagcaagaagtctagtgtaggcgccaatcgctccaggggcgatgccctagtcatcacggcggacgaggctaagtactcggatgttttgaaggcgatgaggagtgacgttaagctcggtgaactcggcgccgacgtacgtcgaataagacgtaccaggatgggcgagatgatactcgagctaaagcggggcgtctcgcaaaagggcgccgcctacaagaagttggcggaggaggtcctaggcgagacggtcaaggtgagggcactcacgacggaggtgaatctaagggttaaatacctggacgagatcactgaagtcgaagagctcgtcacggcactgcggcgacagtgtgcagtggagacgaccaccgcagccgttcggctacggaaaggtccgtcagggacgcaggtagcattggttcggctatctgcagcggacgcctccaaggtagtcaagttagggagcgtcaagatgggatggtcggtatgccctgtgcgcatatacgagcaacccgaagtttgcttcaagtgcctggaaccggggcacaagcaatgggactgcaaaggccctgacagaagcaatctctgccgacgctgcggattggagggacataaggcacaatgctgcacgaaccctcccaattgtttgatttgttccagcaaagctgtgaacagcaagcaccccctGGGGGGTTTGATgagcccggcgtttaagcgtgctgcaaaatcaaagtgcaggtaacgcagctggcttgctcggcctcgcccgagtgtttggtgtgcgcaggtttagaggaaacggcggaacacgtgttgttcgtgtgctcacgttttcgcgcaatgcgtgaccacatgcttgccacatgtggtctggacactaccccggacaacctagttcggaggatgtgtaaagatgaagttggctagaacgccgttttatcggctatcgcccaaatcgtctcggagctacacagaaggtggcgcgtggactcaaggatggctagctcaggcgcaaataagaggtggtccaagggatcggagtcggcttcatgggtcataccggtggtcatgctctgtggtcgaactcgatccttttatcgaacaagtggccgcgcgaagaacaacatggtatcgtcgctttcgcggcgtcggtcaaccgggcgggttccgagcccgaggacggaaaggggtcctcgtcaaggctggggcaggcgtaggcctcgcgtcggcaagtccctctgtgtgctggcgaataggccctatcgcagaaaggtcaatttggggtgcacgcggcatcatcattcttgataccagtcgtgcagagggaagcaggcgcgaagtcgacccttcccaccttccgaggacatagggcgtggtaaggccacctggaaagccggcaacgcgctggcacgataccatggtgttcttctaaaaagcgagttacgatgttcggtgctgcaaggacacgcagctaacctcgagggtgcgttgtgcactggcccccctttgaagcattactttctggttgtaccgaagggactatgggcttggcggcaatggaaacggtttagcgggtcgggattgtagtcctgcctccctcggtgatccctaaccccgcacttcctggtcaacccaggatgtctgttgagcagattccccctccattgtttaggaagaaaaaaaaaacaccgatgcagatagtggcggaaacagccatgtccggacaggaactgtgtgaggtaaaagttcacctctccatgctccctattcacccacgtcgacacattggggatgagccggtggatccaccttccattatccgcattgttcCACTCTTGCTGCCACTTCAGCATAGAGTCCAGTATCACATTTTTTCTCACATCTCTGGTATCTCTCCGTTGGTAACACTCGATATcatctgctagggttatgcagattggagtCATCCCTGCGATAATGCAAAATGCCTCCgacgaaatggttcggtacgcactcgcgactcgaacaGCCTTTAGGTgaaacacgctgttcaactttctgcggttacgtttcgtcttgagcgcagatCCCCAGGCTGTAACTCTGTACCTCAGTATCGAGAATGATACTGCTACCAGAAGACGTATACTGCTGCTTTTTGGACCATCCACGTTCGGCATGCTCCTTGCAAACGCACTGACCATTTTAGCCGCCTTTTCGTAGGAATAGTCGACATGGGTGCTACGTTACAAGGCTATAAGGCTACAAGCACGACCATGCTGAAGGTCCGGCCCGGTCTAGGAAGTTTCCGGGTTGGAAATGatctacgaatgcaaaaatggtaacttgggttagaaacctcgcagttaataactgtcttcttctttcttcttcttcttcattggcattacatcccccactgggacattgccgcctcgcagtttagtgttcattaagcacttccacagttattaactgcgaggtttctaagccaagttaccatttctgcattcgtatatcataaggctaacatgatgatacttttatgccttggaaagtcgagaaaatttccaaacagAAAActttctagaccggaccggggatcgccaccttcagcatggtcttgctttgtagccgcgcatcttaccgcacggctaaggagggcccccagttattaactgtggaagtgtttaatgaacatgCCCAGCGGAGGtaacgccaataagaagaagtaatATATCTGCTAATAAATTCAACATTACATGTATGTACTTACTTTTGGGGTCTTTTAATTCTTTCTTCGTAAGCATGTTCTTTCCGGAAGCCCTTGTTTGATAATTCTAATCATAATGTAATTCGTGTACTCATGTCGATCatacagaaaaacaaaaatataaatgcgAAGCATGTTTCATTTCTTTTGTATATCATTGTGCAgagtaagacggtataatatgcccccaaGGCAATGCCATgataattttttacttttcaacgcaatttatgcaaactttgtgttatttgacaGTCCAAAAAGCCGCAAATTCATTGgctgtgagtagtcatataaaaatattacagagaacacgaaataaagcttttttgaaaagtcgtagaaaaaataaatttcaaaaagtgcctgggccccaccgtaa
The nucleotide sequence above comes from Armigeres subalbatus isolate Guangzhou_Male chromosome 3, GZ_Asu_2, whole genome shotgun sequence. Encoded proteins:
- the LOC134222443 gene encoding craniofacial development protein 2-like; the encoded protein is MPALRADNITERMCNEEDTWNAVSQVVTQILSELQTQQGKQAQLASEARRMKLGILGEHKLPSGQVLLYSGIRENNAPRDRGVGFPLSAQAHVALIKLESINERIIIARFKIRDKENFYSELNAILDKIPKGVIKIYMGNFNAKIGSDNTDYESVIGRHGLGEMSENGELLAEFCGNNDMVIEDRSFPINQCTKSRDWSSHLKHDIQQGSQGRSH